The genomic region GAAACATATCATTATGTTAACCtgcactatatatatattacatttatccctttataagtaaaaaatatatatatacttaaaaacgTTAAATGAAGgacaaatttgaaaatttatatttttttttgctaatgtcagcattttttattaaaacccTAACGGATGGAATTCAGTCgaaaatggagaatttttttGTGGCGATGTCCATATAATCTTAAAAtgttttagattaaaaaaattaagtataattaattttattttataagattttaaacatcttataagataatctaattaaaaaactaaGCTCTCACTCAATCTCAACTCAACCAACTAATTAGATTTGATTCCAACATTTAAACTCAAATTATTCAAAGTCACCTTAACCCGGCCCAAAAGCAAGCGGgtcaaaacaaaatacaaatccctGCTGGTTGAAGTCTTGAACTGGTGGGCCGTCAACCTAAAAGAAGACCCGGAGACAACAGAGATTCAACAGGTGCAAGAGCTGGAAATACAGAAAAATGCTCATATGTTGTACCTTTGATTGTGGTCAGAAAAGGACAGTTTCAAAACAATGAAACACAGGTCTCTATGCCAGATTCcatttttaagattatataCAGGTCTGCATGAAAGATCACTTTGTAATTAAAAGCAAACTTTATTTTGATCTGCATGTGAACATATTAAAGTTTTATTACATGGTCATGTTTAGACATGTTGTCCACTGATGAGCTGGATTGGAATATAAAAGTATTCTTGTCACCCTTTgacaagatttttttttttttcaattctttgCAGATTTCAAGATAAGTCTGCTCTCAGTTCTTTCCATCCCCTGATCTTAATGTTAGTATAATGAAAGATCCTCTAATCCAACTcaggttgatcaagaatttcaTTTTGACTTGTATGAACTTGTCCCTTGTTAAATCATTATCTTGACAAATTAAGGTATAAACTGTGTTAAACCTGTCAGCGATGCCCTGGGAGGGAACTAATGCCAACACGGATGTGGAGAGACAGCTTGAGGCGCCGTTGCCATGGATAGGTATGTACGTTGCTGGAGCGTCTCTAGTCTGCACGCTTGCGATGGCTGCCGATGCTTTCCACGGATTCTGGAGCAAAAAGTATTGGTTCCCATCTAAATATTTTGCGCTGGACGCGACCTCCTTGGCGTTGCTAGCAGTGGCGATGAAGCTCCCGGTTGACCTCACTACTAGGATGTATGCTGTGACAGATCGTCTGGCGAAGGTCAGCAGCCTTGTGTTCTTGTCGACCGCCATGGCTAATTTCTTGACTTCTTTGGGGTCCATGGGTGATAAGGACGTTCTGATGAACGTCACGGCTTTAGGCATTTTGGTGATCACAGTGACAGCTAATGTATGCATCCAGGTTATCCAAGTGCATTCTTATCTCAGTGGAAGGCTGGTGTTTGTTGAAGAAATTTTAGCCATTATTGCTATGCTGATTTTGCTTGTTATGGTCAGTTCATCGGCCCTGATGATTCCCTCCACTAAACGGTACCTGGAAAAGAAGTACCATGAGATGCATAAATCGGCTTTAAACGAAGAGCAAGTAGATATGGGAAGAGTTACTACTGAGAAATTGAGAgtattaatcaagaaatattggGTGATGGCAGAAACTAGTAGCCCTCAGTTTGTGATAGCTCGTTCTGTTACCTGCACAGCATCTGGTGCCGTGAGCTTCTTGATTGCTCTCATTTTGGTGGAAGCTCAGATTCGGATGGGAATGGAGTTCAGCATACTGAATAACTATTACTCCAGTTATGGGTGGTCGACCAAATGGATTATGATCAGTCAAACTATTGGAGTGATAGTGGGAACCATTGCCCCAGCAGCCAGATGGTTCATTGCCATATGGTTTAGGTCATCGAACAACGGCAGTAAGGCCATCAAAGGTGCATTCACAGTAGAGGGCTATTGGACTCAAAAGATGGTGGAGTGGGAACAACGATCGTTGTCTGTGAAAATTCGACATCTCAAGTTCAGAAAAGTTGTTCATTGCCTGAGAGGACTAGTTCTCAAATTCTGCATCTTTGTTCAGTTTCTTGTTGTTCTTGCCAGTAAACTAGTCCTCCTCGTCTCCATCTGCATTACAACTCCAACCATCTTATGCCTCAACTACGTCACACAGTTGAGGCAGAGACGCGTATCTGACTCTGGATCCTCACGACATCACAAAGTCACAGAATCCACTGCAAACTCTGAGGTGGACATTAGGCATTATGTTATGCTGCTTGAAGGGGAAGTAGAGCTGCCCACAGAAAGTGTGGAGAACATCTGCAAAGAGGTAGATAAAGTCATTCAAAAAGGCCAGAAGAAGAAGCCAATATACTTGTTAAAGTTTCTATGTAAATCATCCAACTTCAGAGGGGTGATCGAATTTGATAGTCGTCGAGTTTTAAGTCTGAATTCTCAAGACCTTCCTTATTGCTGGTCTCTAGCTGTGGTCACCCTGACCAGCATCACGCTCGCACTTCCCAATGTTGAAAAGCAGAAATCCAATCACCTACTGAACAGTGTCACTGAAGGGCTCCGCTTCATTAAGCTTATAGATTCCCTGCATAAAAAAGGTGATCTAGAAAACATAAGAACTGCAGCGGATGTCGTCTGGGTCGGAGTCGAACTATATCACAAGTGGCAAGACAAGGATCTTCATGAAACATCCCTTAAAGGAAAGAANNNNNNNNNNNNNNNNNNNNNNNNNNNNNNNNNNNNNNNNNNNNNNNNNNNNNNNNNNNNNNNNNNNNNNNNNNGAGATACTACACGAGCTCTCTGGCAAAGCTCAGAAGACTGTCCTGGAGTTCAAGAGAGGTGCGAGAGACAGCCTCATGAAAAATCCTCTTAACTGGCCTCCAAAGGTTATTGCTGCCAACTCAATGTACAGGATCAGCAGAACAATTTTGCTGACTCATAGTGCTGAAAATGACAAAACAGATGAGGAATTGTTTGAGCAGTTATCCATCATGATTGCAGATATAATGGCAGCATGTCTTACCAATTTACCACAGGTAATAACCATGAAGTGTCACCGCAATGCCattgaagaaagagagaagagtgTGTGTAAAGCAGCTCTACTCCTGGGTGAAACAGAAGAAATTCTTGCACTTCTCCAGCAACGTGAACTGCCATTCTTGGACCCCGATCGGGCAGCTTACATTGAAGAGTGGCGAGCTttaatgaagaaagaaaataagaataatcagGACTCTGTTTGAAGGCCTAACATTGAAACAGATGCTTCAACAACCAGGGAAGAGCAAGCTACTACAGAAATGGATGGACGATGGCAATGATAAAAGCAAAAAAGCTGATGTTATCAGGATAGtttctaataatttcttaCTGCCCATGTTGAACCAAATACTCTATCATCTACCATGATCAGCCCAGCTCTGTTGTAATATGTGGTGCAACCCAAATCTGTGCTTTTGCGTTTGAAGCACTACTAAAAGCATTGCACCTCAATAACCTCCTCTGTTTGTTGAACGGTTTGATGGTTTAACaaccattaataaaatcatcaatCTACCAAATAGAGTAAGAGTTTATTACCTATACAGATGATTAAGAAATCAACATCCCTCAATCACTTGTGAGCATATTGCTTGAGCTCATCTATAAGTGACAACAGCATATGATAGTTGTCTATGCTAGAGTGAAGGTCTTGTCTACATAACATGTTTAAGTTAACTTTGTAAAGGTTCAATCTGGATCATGCAGAACACCTCAATATTATTCTATTATGTAAACGCACGCTTTATGAATGTCACACGAATTCAGATAAATCTTAGACCCCGTTGCTGCATGATTGTGCACATAATCGGTCATAGATATCATAGCGACATAGTTTAGTTGTTTCCAATGGCAAGTACTTCCGGAGATGGTCTGGTTGCAATCTTTTGTAACATCTGTTCTGGTAAAGTATTCCTTTATCCCCCACCCCAGCCAACCAAAAGAATaaaggaagagaaaaagatGTAGAGCAGGACCTACTCGGATTGCTGTAGCTGTTGAAGTCATATCAGATGTTATACTTGACTGAGCCTAAACCAGTGGGAGACTACTTTCAATAGACAGGGAACTTCCTTGCCGCAGCAGCCAAACTTGAAGATATTCAGGTCCccattttattcaattatttccagaaaattatttttcacatgaGAGAAATGAAATTCACTTATGGCATTGGATTCTctagatataaaataaaatatgcatttGGTGGATTAGATGGATGTGGAAGCAGATATAAAGAGATTAGGTAGCAATATCACCTCCCGCCCTCCCAAATGAGACCTAGTGTGACAATAGTCCCTTAAACAGCCTCACTGATGATGAAAGCagatg from Sesamum indicum cultivar Zhongzhi No. 13 linkage group LG3, S_indicum_v1.0, whole genome shotgun sequence harbors:
- the LOC105157446 gene encoding uncharacterized protein LOC105157446; protein product: MPWEGTNANTDVERQLEAPLPWIGMYVAGASLVCTLAMAADAFHGFWSKKYWFPSKYFALDATSLALLAVAMKLPVDLTTRMYAVTDRLAKVSSLVFLSTAMANFLTSLGSMGDKDVLMNVTALGILVITVTANVCIQVIQVHSYLSGRLVFVEEILAIIAMLILLVMVSSSALMIPSTKRYLEKKYHEMHKSALNEEQVDMGRVTTEKLRVLIKKYWVMAETSSPQFVIARSVTCTASGAVSFLIALILVEAQIRMGMEFSILNNYYSSYGWSTKWIMISQTIGVIVGTIAPAARWFIAIWFRSSNNGSKAIKGAFTVEGYWTQKMVEWEQRSLSVKIRHLKFRKVVHCLRGLVLKFCIFVQFLVVLASKLVLLVSICITTPTILCLNYVTQLRQRRVSDSGSSRHHKVTESTANSEVDIRHYVMLLEGEVELPTESVENICKEVDKVIQKGQKKKPIYLLKFLCKSSNFRGVIEFDSRRVLSLNSQDLPYCWSLAVVTLTSITLALPNVEKQKSNHLLNSVTEGLRFIKLIDSLHKKGDLENIRTAADVVWILHELSGKAQKTVLEFKRGARDSLMKNPLNWPPKVIAANSMYRISRTILLTHSAENDKTDEELFEQLSIMIADIMAACLTNLPQVITMKCHRNAIEEREKSVCKAALLLGETEEILALLQQRELPFLDPDRAAYIEEWRALMKKENKNNQDSV